The segment CCTCGAGATATCTTCCCCGCGTGAAATTCCCATGGCCGCGCAGATCAGGCCGAGCACACCGCTTCGAGTCGGCTCCAAGGCCGTATCACGGTAATCGAAACGGCTGCGGTATCCCCACGACTGCATGGGTCCTTCTAAACGCAAGAGAAGGGTGTGTGGCTTGCTCATTTAATCTTCCCCACCTCCATGATTGCCTTTATCGCCTTCTCTACGCTTCCCTTATCAGAGTTTTTGAGTTCGCCGAGCCGACCTTCCTGTTTCATGTGAAAGCATGCGGTCATCTGAATACCTTGATCGCCATAGACCTTTTTCGTCGCTTCCCAATGCTCAGCCAAGGCAGCCACCGACAAACCGACTAGATCATCATCATGTTTTGTAGGACGAACAGGCTTGACGAAAGCATTGGCGAGGGAAATGGGAACACCACCTTGTCGCCTAACGAACAGCCCGAAAGAGGGAAGATTCTGGGCAGCGAAGGAGTTTTGTTTTCCGGTTGGGATAGCGTAAACCATCGCTTCGAGGAAAGCCTTTATCACAGTATCTGCTATCTCGTAGTCTTCGCCTTCGATTTCATGCAACCAATTGCCGTTTCTTCGATCCGTTTTACGCGCGAGATTTCGGGCAAGCTGGTCCCGATCCACGAGAGCATAGCGATAAAAACAGGCACTGTTGTATCCCACGATACCCATCATTCCAGCACCTGTTTCTTCATCGGGATTGAGGTCATCCACGGCGGTGTAAAAATCCATCTCCATATCGACCTTGTGTGTGGATATGGGATGGGCTACCTGGCAGGCACCGTCAGTGTTGCGCCCCGGCTGTTCGGCAAGCATTCGGCCGAAAAGTGCGATATCAGCTGAAACCTTAGCTGCTTTAATGCGTTCCTCGATTTCCTTTTGAGGCTTGAGGTTTCCTTTCTTGGTTGCTTGTTTAGTCAAGTCATCCCAGAGTTCCTTGATTAGCAGTGCACAGACATCAACCTCATCCGGACCGACGAAGATTAATACCTTTGTATTCCCCGCCTTCTTATTGTCTTCAACGGAATAATACAGATCCGTGAAATTACGAATCCCTGCTCGTCGATCTTCCTCTTCAGCCACTTTCTTAGTAAATTCCTTGTCTAGGGCAAGCTTATCGCCAATCAATTGTTGGAGTTTCTTCGTCCTGTCCCCGACAGTAACTGTACCATGTTCACGCCACCAGTCTCGAGCCGCACGCTTTCCACATTGACTCGATACACGCGCCCTCCGAAATCCGCCGAAATAGGCACTCTTGGGCTGCCCGGTGTCATCACGGTTCAGGTTGGACGGAGCGAAGTTCTGAATAAAATGAAGTTCGATTTTAACGCCAGAACCATTCATTGCCTTCTTCCTCCTTGCTGAGTGGAAGTATGATCACCATTCGTATCGAACACGAAACCGACCTACTTTCTCTGTTCCATGCTGTAATAATCGCGTGCCCACCTCAGTTGGACATGGCCTTCCGGGTGATCCCAGTGGAGCAGATCTTCAAAGAGCCGAAACCAGTCAAGCGACTCCTCGTTTGCTTTCAGCAAATTAACGGCATGGCGGAGGTGGTCTGCCAGATTGTCCTGATGCACATTGAGCAATGCGACAAAGCGGGCTTCCATACTGTCACTCTTCCGCCTCAGTGGACGAAATGCCATGCCTAGGGAAATACCGCTCTTGTGTTGCGGAAATGCCCCGAAGAGCGTCGCGATAAGGTAATACCATCGGTCGTTGAAATTGTTTTCGGGCAGATACGGCGAAACGTGCTTATGAACGCGGCCCATCTTTCCTGGTTCCTTTCCTAAACCACTACGCAGATCTGCCAGCGCACCTCGATCTTCTTTACCTTCTTTTGCTAGGTTGAGGAGGTATCCAATAAACGATTTTTGTTTTTCATCCAGACTCATTTCTTGCTGCCTCCCTTGGGTTCGCGTTTTCTTTTTTCAAATTATGCGGTTTGCGGCTGAGATCGTCATTATTGAAATCAGTCTGGATTCGCGCGACTGCCTGAATAGCCCGGGCAGTACTCCCGAGTGAGCGAATGCTCTCTTCCAACGCTCGCCGGGCCTCGCCCTTTATATATTCGCGCCACGCGTTCGTCGCTTCCTGTTGATCGTCCGGTTTCCACTCACCGCTTATCGAATCCCAATCATTTGAGAGATTGTTCAGTAGTTCAAAGAAATGCTTCTCCATCCGTGCCCAGTAAATGGAACGAGGGTCTATTGCGTTTGCCACCCTCGCAACCTCATCCTTGTCGGCTTGCCTGGCACCAGGATATTCTGCATCAGGTGCCAGATAGAGTTTTGCCATCCTGCGTGTTCTACTATTTAGTTCGTATGCCACATTCTCTGCGTTCTCTAACAGTATTCCTAATCGATTAATCATATTGTCATCAGCTAGCAATGCTGCTGGCACAGGCATCCGCTCATGTCTCCATAGCAGGAATTTTCCCGCTTTCTGTACATCAGATGCCAACCCAACTACGTGTGCAACGAATTGCGTCTTCATAGGAAAGAATCCCGTCGAATGGGCTCGAGCAACAAGGTTGAAGCATTCAGGTCTTCGCTCATAGCTTTTTTCCGCTGGGATAGTGAGAATCACATGTGCATCTCGCCATGCAGCCTTCCTGCTACTCAATGATATATATGATATTCCTTCCTCTTTCGACACTCGATACACCTTCATGGGATCCCCTGGGGATTTATCGGCGGACCGCCCTTGCGCGATATACATTCTGGAGAAAGAACCATCATTCGGAAGGAGACGTATAAGCCGGCTCTGCCAAGTAAAAAGGTCAACGACACCCAAAGATGCATTCACTTTTCTTTTTTTCCCAAGGAACTTGTCTCGATATTTATGAGGATCACTCAGTTCCCAAGGCGGCAATGATACTTCTCCAGTGGGAACAAGGTTGATCATCAATGTATCGAACAGCGTCTTGCCCTGAAGCCAGACATTCATGCCTCGCAGTGCGATCGCATCTGCAAAATAAGGCAACGCTTCAAGTTTACCGTTTATATCTGCATTTCCACATTTACCAAATCCCAATGCAAATGATTGGCAAGCAACCAACCATCTTGCTGCTTGAGCAGATACCCAATTTGCCTTCTCGGAATCACTACAATGATCAAAAAGTGTTGCGTTGTTGCCGCTAGCACACTCTGTTGCCAAGCGAGCGATGGGTACTGAATTATTCATTTGTAACCGTGTTATCTGGTAAAAAGGATGGCTATTAGAAATAAGTTCGAAACGGCCATCCCATCTTTTCAAATATTCCTCTATTTTCTCAAAATTTATTGCGCCTCCACTATACAGGTTCTTCCACAAATTGAAATCTTTTGGGCCGTCGTATGCACGGTACAATATCGCCAGTAACAGCCTGTGTACTGCTACGGTGACCAGAGGCGAATCGTCACATATCTCGCGCAATTCGTGAGCCTGTAGGAGTGTGTCACGGATGCCGTGTTCAACGCGCTGACCATGAGAGTCGATGCACGGAATCCAAGGCTCGTCGATAAGATTGAATTCATCCATTGGTATCTCTGTCCTTTTCAATCACAACACCCAGGATCTCATCCACGGTCAACGTGTAATTCCCGATTCGTCCGTGATAATTAGCATCGTACCGTAACAAACGAATATGGCGAAGATATGCATTTTTGGCCCATTCTTCTGGCGACTCACCACTTTCAAATAATTTCCGGAAGATTCCCCGATGGCTCAACTTTACCGAATAGTCGAGTAGCTCGCGCACATCCGAAACGTCGGGGCTGGTAGCAAGGACCTTGTCCTCCGGCACTATTACAACTGTAATGGAAGGATCACCCTCACGCGTCGCAGCCCTTATCGTCTTATGGACCCGTGGATCCTCGTCCTCGACCAACTGATAATTGAATTCCTCTATGAGATCACAAGGGCACCGAGGCGAATTTACTAATAGCCGACTTGCCGCCTTTGCTGATTCGTTGCAGTCGTATTCCATGCGCTGTTTCGCCTCTTCCAAGGCGGCGTTCCACTCATTGCCGCTGCATGGAGTCAACTCCCCATACACTGCCTCCACCAGTTCCTCGATTTCGTTCGGCACTCCGAGTTTCTTTCGCTGGCGAAGGGCCAGCCACGTTCGTAAAAGAACATATCGATCGTAAACGAACTCTATGCTCTGTCCAAAAGATTGGGGAGGGAGTCCGTTTGACTCAGCATCACAGAGAACGATGAATCGAGGCGTTTCCAAATTATCCGGGCGTTGACGACGATGACGATGCAGACGACCTGAGCGCTGGAGTAGTAAATCGACAGGGGCGATCTCTGAAAACATGATATCGAAATCCAAATCAAGACTCTGTTCGATAACCTGCGTCGCAACAAGGACGGCACGAATCGGACGTTCCGGGTTTGCGTAGGTTCCATCTGGCTGCTTCGCACCCTTGCCGAACTTGCGCAAGACTTCTGATTCGCGTTCTTGCCGCCACTTCCGGAGCGTGCGAGCCTGGAATAGCATGCATTCGGTGCCCATAAGGTTGTCTCTGAGGTATTTATAGATTTCTATAGCGCGGTTGACCGTATTACAGATGACGGCAGCGCAACCACCGTGTTCCAAGTGCTGTCTAAGACTTTCGGTAATAGCGGTCAGACCGGTTTCTGAAAAGTGCAAGTCAACACAATACGGCTTCTCTATTTGGATCTCAGCACATACCGGAGAACTGGCGGCCTGGTCATTTGGATATCGACGTGGTTTGGCCAGGGTGATTCGTGGATAGCGCTTGTGTTCACATTCGTTCCGTCCGGAATAAGCTTTGACGAATGCTTCTCGTTTGGCCTCCGGAAGTGTTGCAGATAACAGAATGATGGTGCAATCCACTTCTGCAAGCCAATGTAAAAGCCTTTCGAGTATAGTGCTCATGTACGTATCGTAAGCGTGAACCTCATCAAAAATCACCACCTTGCCCGCCAACCCAAACAGACGCACGAACCAGTGTCTTGTTTGAAGAACACTTAATAGGCTTTGGTCGATGGTACCGACACCGAACGTCGCCAGCAGAGGTCGTTTTCTCGCAGTGAACCAGGATTGCGCTCGCACATCGCCTTCGTCTCCAATACTCGTTGGCTTGAATTCCGAAATCTCTCCTTCTTTCACTTCTTCCTGCGCTAGACGGGCATCGCCATGCACGAGCTGCAAATTGAGTTTCCCTTGGTGACCACGACTTCCAAGGTAATCGTCCGAGACCCTTTTATACATCGCATTCCCGGTTGCCTGGGTTGGCATGGCGATATACATGCCGCACGCAAAGCCTCTACACATAGCCATGTCTGCCGCATAGAAAGCAACTTCGGTCTTTCCTAGGCCCATTGGTGCTTCGACAATCATGAGATACGGAGAATGTTGATTAGATGCCAATTCGATCGCAGTTGTCTGGAGAATATTTGGGATAAATCCACTAAAAACAGCATCGAACCGAGTCTCATCTGCAAAAGACACAGCCGGCAACCAACCTAGTTTCTCAAGAGCATTTTGCGCTTGATTTTGTGCATATATCCAATATTCCTCTGCATCACTTTCAATGGGAGTCTCACATTTGGCAACACATCTGAAATAATCCTGATTCGAGCCGATCCAATCCACAACAGAGATTAAGCCGGCGAGCATGGGAACGAGGGCCGGGTCCCTGATCTCGGACATTTTTCGAGCCACTTGGCTTAAGTCGAAATCCACGATATCGGCGAATTCCAGAAGAAGCCCATTTCTCGCCTCACTCCAGCATTTATTTCCGAGCGTATCCACACCCATACGGAGGTCGGTCGATCGCGGGAAAACACCGTGGTGGCCTCCGGCAATCTGTGATAGAACAGCGGCAGCCGAGCAAGAACCGAGAAAATCATTTAAAACATGAGCGCTAATAATCCCATGAGGACAACTATGATCGTGTTTTGTGAATGGAAGTCCCAAATTCTGGGAAATTTCCTGAACTTTCTTCTGGAATCCCGGACTGGCTTTACCTATATCATGCGCACCGGCCAGGAACACGACTTGGGTACGCGCATCAGTTCCAAGCGAGCATTTGAACCTGTTGTGAATTTGTTGTGAAAGGAATTGATCCCAGACTAGGCCAGCCACTGCGGCAACATCGAGCATGTGGTACAATAAGGGGTGATATTGGCAATCAGAGAGAATTCGATTCGACGTGCCTCCCCGTTTCGTCTTGCCCCATATTGTATATCCCTTGTATTGAAACATCACGATGCACAACCTCACGTCACCTAGCATGTTTCGTTGAGACCCTATTTCTAAACATATATCGGCACATCCGTCAAGCCTGCATATGTTCCGATCGCCAACCGATTGAATAATCTGGACCTTATCCTCGTTCGGGGATTATCATCATCAAGATATCCCTTTGCCCCCGCCGCGTGATTCGACGGCGGAACCGAACATAGGAGGACGATGACCAGAAGCGGACTCGACAGGATCGCGGCGGCCGGCGGCGGCACGCTCGGGGGCCGGCGGATCGGGCTGCTCGCGAACCAGGCCTCCGTCGCGGCCGACCTCCGCCACGCCGCCGATATCCTCGCCGGCCTTCCCGTCGAGCTGGCCGCGCTCTTCGGCCCCCAGCACGGCTGGCGGGGCGAGACGCAGGCCAACATGATCGAGTGGGAGGGCTTCCGCCATCCCCGCCTCGGCATCCCCGTCTATTCCCTCTACGGCGAGCGCCGCGAGCCCGATCCCGCGTGGCTGGCCGGCCTCGACGCGGTCGTCGTCGATCTTTTCGACGTCGGCGCGCGCCCCTACACCTTTCTCTGGACCGCCGTGCTGATGGCGCGCGCGTGCGCGGCGGCCGGCGTCGACCTCGTCGTCCTCGACCGCCCGAACCCGATCGGCGGCCGCCTCGTCGAGGGCCCGCTCCTCTCGCCCGGCCACGAGTCCTTCGTGGGCCTCTCCTCACTGCCGATGCGCCACGGCATGACGATGGCCGAGCTGCTCGCGATGATCGCCGATCGCGAGGGAACGGGCGGCGCGATCGAGGCCGTGCCCCTCGAGAACTGGACGCGCGGGATGTCCTTCGCCGATACGGGGCTGCCGTGGGTCGCCCCCTCCCCGAACATGCCGACGCCGGAGACGGCCCTCGTCTATCCCGGCGCGGTCCTGTTCGAGGGAACGAACCTCTCCGAGGGACGGGGCACGACGAAGCCCTTCGAGCTCGTCGGCGCGCCGTGGCTCGACGCCGACCGCCTCGCCCGCGACCTCGCCGATCGCGGCCTTCCCGGCGTCTTCTTCCGCCCGGCCTGGTTCGAGCCCCGGTGGGACAAGCACGCCGGCGAGCTCTGCGGCGGCGTCCAGATCCACGTGACCGACGGCGACCTCTTCCGTCCCGTGCGCTGCGCCGCCGAGACGATCGCCGCGGCCGCCGCCATCGCCCCGGATCGCTTCCGGTGGCTCGAGGGCCCCTACGAGTACGAGGCGCGCCGCCTTTCGATCGACACGATCGCCGGCGGCCCGGCCCTGCGCGAGGCGATCGACGCGGGCGGCGGGCTCGATGCGCTCTTCGACGGATGGACGGCTGATGAGGCGGCCTTCGCCGCCGACCGCGCCCCCTGGCTCGGCTACGGGGAGAGGGCATGACCGCCGAACAAACGCGGATCGCGGGACTGATCCTCGCCGCGGGGCGCGGGTTGCGGATGCGCCCGATCACCGGCGCGATCCCCAAGGCGCTCCTCCCCGTCCTCGGCCGTCCGATGATCGATACGGTCGCGGCGAAGCTGCGCCGGTCGGGCGCGGCGGCCGTCCACCTGAACGCCTTCCACCTCGCCGACGCCCTCGCGGATCATCTCCGCCGCGCGGGCGTCGAGGCGACGATCCACCGCGAGACGTCGCTCCTCGGCACGGGGGGCGGGATCGGCAACATGGCCGCATCCCTCCGCCTCTTCGACGTCGCGCTCCTCAACAACTGCGATGTCATCGCCTCGATCGATTTCGCCGCTGCCCTCCGGCGCCACGAGGCGAGCGGCGCCCTGGCCACGCTCCTCTGCCTGCCCCCCGGCGGCGCTGCCCCGCCGCCGAGCGTCCGGGTGGACGGCGCGTGCCGCGTGACGGCAATCGGCGGAAGGAGAGGCGATCTCGGGTACACGGGGATGGCCGTCCTTTCTCCCGGCGCCCTCGCGCGTTTTCCCGCCGACCGCGCCGGCGGATTCGTCGAGACGATCCTCGCCCTCGCGGCGGAGCGGCCCGGCGCGGTGATCGCGCTCGACCTCTCTGCCGACGGCCCCGTCTCGTGGGCCGAGACCGGATCGGTCGGGGCCTACCTCGACCTCCACCGCCGCATCCTCGCCGGGGGGGAGCGCTTCGATCCCGCCATCCCCGAGGCGTCGGGCGCGTTGCACGTGGCCGCGGACGCACGCGTCGGCGCTCGCCTGCGGTGGGAGGGCTTCGCCGAGATCGGCCCCGGCGCCGTCGTGGGCGACGATGTCCGCCTCGTCGAATCGGTCGTCTTTCCCGGCGCCGTCGTTCCCCCGGGAAGCGAGCTCCGCCGCCGGATCGTCTGGCCGGGCGGCGTCGTCGCGGCGGACGGGGAACGAGGAGGCGGGGCATGAACACGGGCTGTCGGGCGATCGACCGCGCCGTCGAGCTCTTCTGCCTGCTTCCCGGGGCGGGGCCGGTTTCCCCGGCCGTCGAGGAGATCGCCCACGGTGGCAGCGACCGCCGCTTCCTCCGGCTCCGCGGCGCGGCCCTCTCGGCGGTGGCGGCGATCGATCCGCCCGGGGGCGCGACGGCCGACTACGCCGCCGTCGCCGCCTTCCTCGCCGAATGCGGCGCCCCCGCGCCGGCCCTCTACGGCGTCGACGAGGCGACCGGCGTCCTCCTGATGGAGGATCTCGGCGACCGTCACCTCGAGACCGCCCTCCTCGAGACGGACGCGGCCGGGGAACGGCTGCTCTACGAGCGGTGCATCGACCTTCTCGTCGACCTCCAGACGACCGTCACGCGGCGGATGGAAGAGACGGGCCTGCTCGCCGACCGCCCCTTCGACCTGACCTGCCTGCTCGCCGAGACCGACTATTTCCGGGAGACCTTCGTCGAGGGATTCTGCGCCGCGGCCGCACCGGCTGGCTGGGAAGAGGAGCGGCGCGCCGTCGCGGCGCGGCTCGCCGCCTTGCCGCGCGTCTTCATGCACCGTGATTTCCAGAGCCGGAACATCCTCCTCGCCGCCGGCCGGCTCCGCCTCGTCGACCTCCAGTCGGCCCACCGCGGCCCGGGGGTCTACGACGCGGCCTCCCTCCTCCGCGACCCCTACCACCCGATCGGCAACGATCTCCGGGCGAGGCTGATCGATCGGCTGTACGCGGGGCTCGCACGGGGAGGCGCCGATCTTTCCGGCCGCGGCCGATGGGAGAAGGACCTCCTCCTCGCCGGCATCCAGCGCAACGAGCAGGCGCTCGCCGCCTTCGCCCGGCTCGGCGCGCAGCGCGGCAAGAGGCGGTTCCTCGACTCCATCCCTGCGGGGCTCGCCTCGCTTCGCGCGGGGCTCGCCGCGGCCGGCGACCTCCCGGCGAGCGCCGCGCTCGCGGAGACACTGGATTCGATCGTCAGGAGAAAGGACCTGTGATGTGGCGCGTCTTCTTCACGACCTTCGCCGTGATGTTCCTCGCCGAGCTGGGCGACAAGACCCAACTCACCGTCATCGCGTGCTCGTCGCGATTCAACAACCCGCGCGTCGTCTTCGCCGGCGCGGCGGCGGCGATGATCGCGGCCACCGCCATCGGCGTGGCCGTCGGCACCTTCCTGCCGTCGCTGCTCGGCGAGCGCGTGATCCGCTGGATCTCGGGGGGCCTCTTCGTCTTCTTCGGCCTGCTGATCCTGGCCGGGAAGTAGGCTACTTTCCGACGACCTTGAAGACGGTGTCGTGCGCCCGCGCCCGGTCGCTGATCCTGATCCCCACGTTCGCGCCGGCCTCGGCCTCCTCGACCGTCTCGTGCTCGACCTGCATCGAGACGATCGTCTCGGTGAAATCGGTGGTGTGCCCGTGGAAGTGCAGCGTGTCGCCCACGCGGATCTTCCCGGCCGTCACCTCGACGGCCACCACGCCGACCTTCGCGAAGTAGTCGGCGACCCGTCCGACCTCGATCTCCTCCATCTCACGCTCCTTTCAAACGCTCCACGCCCGGCCGGCGCGGCCCGGCGAGAAGCCGTTCGACGAACCGTTTCCCCTCCGCCGCCCGCGGATGATCGACCTCGAGGTCGAGAAGCGGGAGCGCATCCCTCCCGGCGAGGAGGGAGGCCAGCGCGGGGAAATCGAACGAGCCCCGCCCGGGCGGCAGGTGGTCGTCCGAGCTTCCGTCGTTGTCGTGGAGATGGAGCGCGGCGGTGCGGTCGCCCACCCCCCGCCACCACTCGCAGACCGGGCGGCGGGAGAAGACGTTCACGTGCCCCGTGTCGAGGCAGAATCGCAGTCCGGGATCACCGGCGAGGTCGGCGAGCTGGAGCAGGACCTCGGGCCGGTCGTCCCACGTGTTCTCGAGGGCGATCGTCACGCCGGCGCGATCAGCGCGCTCGAGGAGGCGCGGGAACCGATCCCGCCAGTTCCGGAACCAGAGCCGGCGCCCGTGGCGCGAGAACTGCGGCAGGTAGCCGGTGTGCATCACCATGACCGCGCCGCCGAGGATCGCCGTCACGTCG is part of the Candidatus Krumholzibacteriota bacterium genome and harbors:
- the casA gene encoding type I-E CRISPR-associated protein Cse1/CasA — encoded protein: MDEFNLIDEPWIPCIDSHGQRVEHGIRDTLLQAHELREICDDSPLVTVAVHRLLLAILYRAYDGPKDFNLWKNLYSGGAINFEKIEEYLKRWDGRFELISNSHPFYQITRLQMNNSVPIARLATECASGNNATLFDHCSDSEKANWVSAQAARWLVACQSFALGFGKCGNADINGKLEALPYFADAIALRGMNVWLQGKTLFDTLMINLVPTGEVSLPPWELSDPHKYRDKFLGKKRKVNASLGVVDLFTWQSRLIRLLPNDGSFSRMYIAQGRSADKSPGDPMKVYRVSKEEGISYISLSSRKAAWRDAHVILTIPAEKSYERRPECFNLVARAHSTGFFPMKTQFVAHVVGLASDVQKAGKFLLWRHERMPVPAALLADDNMINRLGILLENAENVAYELNSRTRRMAKLYLAPDAEYPGARQADKDEVARVANAIDPRSIYWARMEKHFFELLNNLSNDWDSISGEWKPDDQQEATNAWREYIKGEARRALEESIRSLGSTARAIQAVARIQTDFNNDDLSRKPHNLKKENANPREAARNESG
- a CDS encoding sugar phosphate isomerase/epimerase yields the protein MELHVSVPIDRLAESVPFLEQEKLLPELRMTDVDGLMAMTDGDASRLRSIVDERGWRTFTHGPFFGLDVASIDRHISDYSIEALLRAIDVTAILGGAVMVMHTGYLPQFSRHGRRLWFRNWRDRFPRLLERADRAGVTIALENTWDDRPEVLLQLADLAGDPGLRFCLDTGHVNVFSRRPVCEWWRGVGDRTAALHLHDNDGSSDDHLPPGRGSFDFPALASLLAGRDALPLLDLEVDHPRAAEGKRFVERLLAGPRRPGVERLKGA
- a CDS encoding DUF1343 domain-containing protein, with the protein product MTRSGLDRIAAAGGGTLGGRRIGLLANQASVAADLRHAADILAGLPVELAALFGPQHGWRGETQANMIEWEGFRHPRLGIPVYSLYGERREPDPAWLAGLDAVVVDLFDVGARPYTFLWTAVLMARACAAAGVDLVVLDRPNPIGGRLVEGPLLSPGHESFVGLSSLPMRHGMTMAELLAMIADREGTGGAIEAVPLENWTRGMSFADTGLPWVAPSPNMPTPETALVYPGAVLFEGTNLSEGRGTTKPFELVGAPWLDADRLARDLADRGLPGVFFRPAWFEPRWDKHAGELCGGVQIHVTDGDLFRPVRCAAETIAAAAAIAPDRFRWLEGPYEYEARRLSIDTIAGGPALREAIDAGGGLDALFDGWTADEAAFAADRAPWLGYGERA
- a CDS encoding TMEM165/GDT1 family protein, coding for MWRVFFTTFAVMFLAELGDKTQLTVIACSSRFNNPRVVFAGAAAAMIAATAIGVAVGTFLPSLLGERVIRWISGGLFVFFGLLILAGK
- a CDS encoding phosphotransferase, which gives rise to MNTGCRAIDRAVELFCLLPGAGPVSPAVEEIAHGGSDRRFLRLRGAALSAVAAIDPPGGATADYAAVAAFLAECGAPAPALYGVDEATGVLLMEDLGDRHLETALLETDAAGERLLYERCIDLLVDLQTTVTRRMEETGLLADRPFDLTCLLAETDYFRETFVEGFCAAAAPAGWEEERRAVAARLAALPRVFMHRDFQSRNILLAAGRLRLVDLQSAHRGPGVYDAASLLRDPYHPIGNDLRARLIDRLYAGLARGGADLSGRGRWEKDLLLAGIQRNEQALAAFARLGAQRGKRRFLDSIPAGLASLRAGLAAAGDLPASAALAETLDSIVRRKDL
- the casB gene encoding type I-E CRISPR-associated protein Cse2/CasB, producing the protein MSLDEKQKSFIGYLLNLAKEGKEDRGALADLRSGLGKEPGKMGRVHKHVSPYLPENNFNDRWYYLIATLFGAFPQHKSGISLGMAFRPLRRKSDSMEARFVALLNVHQDNLADHLRHAVNLLKANEESLDWFRLFEDLLHWDHPEGHVQLRWARDYYSMEQRK
- the cas7e gene encoding type I-E CRISPR-associated protein Cas7/Cse4/CasC → MNGSGVKIELHFIQNFAPSNLNRDDTGQPKSAYFGGFRRARVSSQCGKRAARDWWREHGTVTVGDRTKKLQQLIGDKLALDKEFTKKVAEEEDRRAGIRNFTDLYYSVEDNKKAGNTKVLIFVGPDEVDVCALLIKELWDDLTKQATKKGNLKPQKEIEERIKAAKVSADIALFGRMLAEQPGRNTDGACQVAHPISTHKVDMEMDFYTAVDDLNPDEETGAGMMGIVGYNSACFYRYALVDRDQLARNLARKTDRRNGNWLHEIEGEDYEIADTVIKAFLEAMVYAIPTGKQNSFAAQNLPSFGLFVRRQGGVPISLANAFVKPVRPTKHDDDLVGLSVAALAEHWEATKKVYGDQGIQMTACFHMKQEGRLGELKNSDKGSVEKAIKAIMEVGKIK
- a CDS encoding NDP-sugar synthase; translated protein: MTAEQTRIAGLILAAGRGLRMRPITGAIPKALLPVLGRPMIDTVAAKLRRSGAAAVHLNAFHLADALADHLRRAGVEATIHRETSLLGTGGGIGNMAASLRLFDVALLNNCDVIASIDFAAALRRHEASGALATLLCLPPGGAAPPPSVRVDGACRVTAIGGRRGDLGYTGMAVLSPGALARFPADRAGGFVETILALAAERPGAVIALDLSADGPVSWAETGSVGAYLDLHRRILAGGERFDPAIPEASGALHVAADARVGARLRWEGFAEIGPGAVVGDDVRLVESVVFPGAVVPPGSELRRRIVWPGGVVAADGERGGGA
- the cas3 gene encoding CRISPR-associated helicase Cas3', giving the protein MFQYKGYTIWGKTKRGGTSNRILSDCQYHPLLYHMLDVAAVAGLVWDQFLSQQIHNRFKCSLGTDARTQVVFLAGAHDIGKASPGFQKKVQEISQNLGLPFTKHDHSCPHGIISAHVLNDFLGSCSAAAVLSQIAGGHHGVFPRSTDLRMGVDTLGNKCWSEARNGLLLEFADIVDFDLSQVARKMSEIRDPALVPMLAGLISVVDWIGSNQDYFRCVAKCETPIESDAEEYWIYAQNQAQNALEKLGWLPAVSFADETRFDAVFSGFIPNILQTTAIELASNQHSPYLMIVEAPMGLGKTEVAFYAADMAMCRGFACGMYIAMPTQATGNAMYKRVSDDYLGSRGHQGKLNLQLVHGDARLAQEEVKEGEISEFKPTSIGDEGDVRAQSWFTARKRPLLATFGVGTIDQSLLSVLQTRHWFVRLFGLAGKVVIFDEVHAYDTYMSTILERLLHWLAEVDCTIILLSATLPEAKREAFVKAYSGRNECEHKRYPRITLAKPRRYPNDQAASSPVCAEIQIEKPYCVDLHFSETGLTAITESLRQHLEHGGCAAVICNTVNRAIEIYKYLRDNLMGTECMLFQARTLRKWRQERESEVLRKFGKGAKQPDGTYANPERPIRAVLVATQVIEQSLDLDFDIMFSEIAPVDLLLQRSGRLHRHRRQRPDNLETPRFIVLCDAESNGLPPQSFGQSIEFVYDRYVLLRTWLALRQRKKLGVPNEIEELVEAVYGELTPCSGNEWNAALEEAKQRMEYDCNESAKAASRLLVNSPRCPCDLIEEFNYQLVEDEDPRVHKTIRAATREGDPSITVVIVPEDKVLATSPDVSDVRELLDYSVKLSHRGIFRKLFESGESPEEWAKNAYLRHIRLLRYDANYHGRIGNYTLTVDEILGVVIEKDRDTNG
- a CDS encoding translation elongation factor-like protein produces the protein MEEIEVGRVADYFAKVGVVAVEVTAGKIRVGDTLHFHGHTTDFTETIVSMQVEHETVEEAEAGANVGIRISDRARAHDTVFKVVGK